One segment of Candidatus Paceibacterota bacterium DNA contains the following:
- a CDS encoding aminotransferase class III-fold pyridoxal phosphate-dependent enzyme, whose translation MKLKLKKSSELFKRVEKVIPLASQTFSKSHLQFIKGQAPLFATHAKGAKIWDVDGNEYVDMINALLPVVLGYQYPAVDNAIKAQLKKGIILSLPSPLEYELAELLIKHIPCAEMVRFGKNGSDATTGAIRVARAYTGRDYVAVCGYHGWHDWYIGSTTRDLGVPKATKNLTLKFYYNDIDSLKALFRKYPGKIAAVIMEPMNYVEPEKGFLEEVKKVAHKNGALLIFDEVICGFRFSLGGAQKYFNVTPDLACFGKSMANGMPISALVGKREYMQTVDKIFYSFTQGGEALSIAAAIATIKEMEKKKVIPYIWKLGKHLQDNTNELLVKHGLSEFIQVKGKPCWNLFMIKDSYEYSAIEIKTYLQQEILKAGFLWYGQHNMSFSHTKPQMEKLLKTYDRTFAELKTLIENKTLEKRIEGGLITDIFKVR comes from the coding sequence CAGTAAAAGCCACCTTCAATTTATCAAAGGTCAAGCACCGCTTTTTGCTACTCATGCTAAAGGCGCAAAAATTTGGGATGTGGACGGAAATGAGTATGTAGATATGATAAACGCTCTTTTGCCGGTGGTTTTAGGTTATCAGTATCCGGCGGTGGACAATGCAATTAAAGCCCAACTAAAAAAAGGAATCATTCTTTCCTTACCTTCTCCTTTGGAATATGAATTGGCCGAGCTTTTAATAAAACATATACCTTGCGCCGAAATGGTGCGATTCGGAAAAAATGGATCGGATGCCACGACCGGAGCGATAAGGGTTGCCCGTGCTTATACAGGGCGGGATTATGTTGCGGTATGCGGATACCACGGCTGGCATGATTGGTATATTGGTTCAACTACTCGTGATTTGGGTGTGCCGAAAGCCACAAAAAATCTAACACTTAAGTTCTATTACAACGACATAGATTCTCTTAAAGCGCTTTTCAGAAAATATCCCGGCAAGATTGCGGCAGTCATAATGGAGCCGATGAATTATGTGGAGCCGGAAAAGGGTTTTTTGGAAGAGGTAAAAAAAGTGGCTCATAAAAATGGCGCACTTTTGATTTTTGACGAGGTTATTTGTGGATTCAGGTTTTCTTTAGGTGGAGCACAAAAATATTTTAATGTAACTCCGGATTTAGCTTGTTTCGGTAAATCAATGGCAAACGGTATGCCGATTTCGGCTTTGGTAGGGAAAAGAGAATATATGCAAACAGTTGACAAAATTTTTTACTCTTTTACTCAGGGTGGGGAAGCCCTTTCAATCGCTGCAGCAATTGCCACTATAAAAGAAATGGAAAAGAAAAAAGTTATTCCATATATTTGGAAACTCGGAAAACATCTTCAAGATAATACCAATGAGCTTCTTGTAAAGCACGGTCTTTCTGAATTTATTCAAGTTAAAGGCAAGCCCTGTTGGAATTTATTTATGATAAAAGATAGTTATGAATATTCGGCTATAGAAATAAAAACCTATCTTCAGCAAGAAATTCTTAAAGCTGGCTTTCTCTGGTATGGCCAGCATAATATGAGTTTCTCACACACAAAACCTCAAATGGAAAAACTATTAAAAACTTATGATAGGACTTTTGCTGAACTTAAAACTCTCATAGAAAATAAAACTCTGGAGAAAAGAATTGAGGGCGGGCTTATTACCGATATTTTTAAAGTACGTTAG